The DNA region ATCACTCAATACAAAACGAATTTACACTTCTTTTTATACATGGATTACTTCATCTTTTAGGTTATGATCATGAAGTTGATGATGGTGAACATAGACAAAAAGAAGAAGAATTAATCACAAAATATAAACTACCTGATAGCTTAATAATAAGGAATTCATAGATGGATTTTATAATTTTTATAATTTCAATGTCTGCTTTGATTTATGGTGCTGATTTTATTATTCAACAGAGTGAAAAAATTGCATTGCACTATAATATATCACATTTTGTAATAGGTGCAACTTTAGTAGCTGTAGGTACAAGTCTTCCAGAAATGGCAGTTTCTATGTCTGCTTCTTTAAAAGGAAATGGAGATATTGCAGTTGCAAATGTAATAGGAAGTACAATTTTTAATATTGCTTTGGTTTTAGGATGTGTATTCTTAATTGCAAAAAAAATAAATCCAACTAGAGATCTTTTTGCAAAAGATTCAGCATGGTCTCTTTTCCCTATTTTAGTATTTATTCTAATGGCAATAGATGGTAAACTAAATGCTATTGATGGTATTTTATTTTTATTTTTAATGGGTGGATATTTGATTTTTCTAATAAACTCAAATCAAGTTGAAGAGATAGATGAAGAACTTGCAAAAGAGAAGTTTGATTGGAAGAAAACACTACTTTTATTAAGTATTGGTTTTGTATTCGTAATTGTTGGAGCAGATTTTGCAATTGATAGTGCTTCAAATATTGCAAGAGAATTTGGCGTTAGTGAATGGGTAATTGGACTATTTCTTATAGCTTTTGGAACAAGTTTACCTGAATTAACTATCTCTATTAAATCTGCAATGAAAAATAA from Malaciobacter molluscorum LMG 25693 includes:
- a CDS encoding calcium/sodium antiporter → MDFIIFIISMSALIYGADFIIQQSEKIALHYNISHFVIGATLVAVGTSLPEMAVSMSASLKGNGDIAVANVIGSTIFNIALVLGCVFLIAKKINPTRDLFAKDSAWSLFPILVFILMAIDGKLNAIDGILFLFLMGGYLIFLINSNQVEEIDEELAKEKFDWKKTLLLLSIGFVFVIVGADFAIDSASNIAREFGVSEWVIGLFLIAFGTSLPELTISIKSAMKNNADLAIGNIIGSNVANFTMVLGVSSIVNDLKVDLNANFFDIAAAFIVSLMLVFITANKLYNKSAGIALLVVLALVIQNSLA